In Mycobacterium sp. ITM-2016-00317, the genomic window CAAGGGCGAGCCGAGCAACCTCGGCGGGTTCGACGCCACCCAGATCGGCGGCTTCTACACCAAGGACGGCATCAACCACATGGTGGCGCAGAAGACCGTCGTGGTGCCCGGCCAGGACGGCCTCTTCGTGATCAAGTTGACCGCCGACGGTACCGAAGACCAGGCGTACCCGCTGATGGAAGCGACCGCGGCCATCGACGACCAGACCACGATCATTCCCTGACCGGCTCAGGCGCGTGACACTGCTCAGGCCCTTGACACTGCTCAGGCCCGTGACACCGCGGAGGCCTCGGCGATCTGCTCGGCGCTCGGACGCACCCCGGTGTAGCGCTCGAACTGTTCGGCGGCCTGTAGCGCGATCACCTCGGCACCGGTGATCACCTGCTTCGCCGCGGACCGGGCCGTGGCGATCAGCGGGGTCTCCGACGGCAGCGCCACCACGTCGAAGACGGTGTCGGCGGCGCCGATCGCGGCCTGTCCGAATGCGAGTTGGCGTTCCTCGGGCGCGCCGGCCATCCCGATCGGGGTGACGTTGACCAGGATCGGCGCGGTCACCGAGTCGACGTCGGCGGCGTAGGTGTAGCCGAGGCGGTCGGCCAGCGCCGCGCCGGAGTCCGGGTTGCGGGCGACGACGACGCCGGTGGTGAAGCCGGCGTCGACGAACGCCGCACCCACCGCCCTGGCCATGCCGCCGCTGCCCCGGAGCACCACCGGGTCGCCGGGGTCGAGCCCGTACTGCTCGATGAGTTGGCGCACCGCAAGGTAATCGGTGTTGGACGCGGTCAGCCGGCCGCCCGGCACCGACGTGTCGTTGACAATGGTGTTCACGGATTCGATGGCCCGCGCGGACGTTTCGACGTCGTCGACCAGCGCGAGCACGTCCTGCTTGAACGGCATGGAGACCGAGCAGCCGCGGATGCCGAGCGCGCGCACGCCACCGATGGCCGCGGCGATGTCGGTGGTCGTGAACGCCTTGTAGAGGAAGTCCAGGCCCAGCACGTCGTAGAGGTGGTTGTGGAATCTCGTGCCGATGTTGCTCGGCCGCCCGGCCAGCGAGATGCAGACCGTGGTGTCCTTCGACAGCGGGGGGCGCGTCATCCGGCAGCCCGTATCACCTGTCGGGCCACCGCGCGGATCTGGCCGACGAGTGCGTCGTCGAGCGGCAGGTCCTCGGCCTTCGGCACGGGGATCTCGGTGACCACGACGTTGAGGTCGTCGCGGTGCCACCTGGCGCCGTAGCGGTTGAGGATCGCGCGCATCGCGTAGTTGTCGGCGAAGACGCGGGCGGTGAACCGCTGCACCCCGTCGTATCCGGCGGCCACCGAGATCGCGCTCATCAGGAACGTGCCCAGTCCCCTGCCCTGGTAGGCGTCGCCGACGATGAACGCGATCTCGGCCTCCTCGGGGGTGTGCACGTCGCGCACGAAACGGACGTCGGCGACCACCGGGCCGTCGGGCCCCTCGGTCAGCACGAACACGAAGTGGTCCTGGTAGTCGACCTCGAACAGGTAGGCCAACAACGACTTCGTCGGCGCCCGCATCGACTGGAAGCGCCGGTACAGCGTCTCCCGGGAGAACTCGACGGGGGCTTCGGCGGTGCGCTCGACGTCGCCGGGCAACACCGGCCGCAGGTAGAGCACGGTGCCGTCGCGCATCGTGACCGGGATCGGCGTGACGAACGCGGCGATCCGCTGCCGCGCCGTGCGCACCAGCCGGTTCACCAGCCCGGGCACCTCGAGCATGGTGGCGAACGCCTCGCGGCCGCCCACCCAGCCGGTCAGCGGTTCGGTGGCCACCACCGTGGCGGTCCTCGGCACGTCGCGCAGCAGCGCGATCTCCCCGACGATCAGCCCGGGCTCCACGGTCACGACCGTGAGATGGCCGTCCTCGCCGGTATGGGTGACCTCGGCGCGGCCCGACCCGATCAGCAGGAATGACACCGCCTCCTCGCCCTGCTGCATCAGCACCTGGCCGGCGGCTGCGGTAAGCGGGCGCAACTGCGCGGCCAGCGGCACCAACGCCTCGGCGCCGATACCGTCGAAGATGGTCAGCGCGGCCAGGTCATCGGCTCGCACGGAGGTCAGGCCGGACACAGACACGAGGCTACGGGCGCGCGGGAACAACCGGCAAGGATGCGGCCGGACTGCAGCAAACACCGGTGTGAGTTGTGTCGCGATCGGGCCGATCCGCACGCGGCGCACCCGGCGGCACTGTTGGATGGCCGACAAGTCAACGGCGACGAAATGGTGTGTCATGCAACGGGACCAGCGGCGCGCTGACCACTATGAGTGGTTCAGCGGGTTCCTCGCGGCCCGTGGCGCGGCGCGCCCGGTGCGCCTGCTGGTCGCCGGCACCGCGTTGTCGATGGCCGCGGCGTTGCTCGTGCTGCTGACCGGCGCCGGCGGACCGCAGGGAGACACCGAGCGGGCGATGCTGCTGCTCGCGGTAGTCGGCGGCGTGGCCGGTACGGTGCTGTGGCTGTCGCGGTGGCCCACCCGGACGCAGTCGGGTGGGTTCGCCGTGGTGACCGCGCTGTCGATCGCGCTGGCCTGTGTGGCGTATCCGGATCCGCTGGCCGGGCTGCTCGGCTGCATCGCGTTCGCCACCATCGGGGCCTATGCGGCGTTCTTCCATTCGACGCGGATGGTGCTGGGCATCGTACTGTTCGCCGCCGCGGTGGCGTTCAGTCGCGCCGTGGTGCTGGCCGGCGACGGGCGGACCGCGCTGGCCGCCGTGGACTTCTTCCTTGTCGTGCAGGCCAATATCGCGATGCCCGTCGCGATCCACACGCTGCTGCGGGCGTTGCGCGGGGACCTGGTGGACGCCGACCTCGACCCGCTGACCGGCCTGCTGAACCGGCGCGCGTTCCGCAGGCTGACGCTGAACCTGTTCGACACCGGGCGCGGCGAGAGCTATCTGCTGGTGGCGCTTCTCGATCTCGACAACTTCAAGGGTGTCAACGACGCGCACGGGCACCTCGTCGGAGACCAGACGCTGGTGGCCGTGGCCGACGCACTACGGGCGACCGCGACACCGACGGCGGTGATCGCCCGCAGTGGCGGGGAGGAGTTCCTGATCGCCGACGTGGTGTCCACGGCCGACGCCGTGACCTCCTGTCAGCGGATCTGCGAGGCCATCGCCGATCTGCGCTCACCGGCGACCGTCACCGCCAGCGTGGGCACCGCCGTCGCCACGCTGGGCGACCGGCCCGCCGGCGCCCGCGACGAGCTCGTCGACCACCTCCTCACCGCCGCGGACGCGGCGATGTACCGCGCAAAACGCAACGGCGGCAATCAATGTCACCATCACGGCGTCTGGCCTTCAACGGGGCCACCGTGACGTTCTCAGGAAGCGAGGAAATGTGCGCACGGTGATCACCGGAGTCGATGCCGAGGGCAGGTCCTGCGTCGTCAGCGACGACGCGTTGACGTTGGACCAGTTGGCACCCGGTTTCGCGATGGGCATTCCGTACGCGACGTCGGCGAGCCCGCCGCCGTCGCGCCCCGCAGGAAGCGCACCGCTGATCGACCAGGGCATCGCGCCGGGACTGGTCCGGTGGATGGTCGTCGATCTGGGGCCCGACTCCGAGACCCCGATGCACCACACCGACACCCTGGACCTGGAGACCGTGGTGTCGGGCAGCGTCGAACTCGTCCTCGACGACGGGGCGCACCCGCTGCAGCCGGGCGACCTGGTGGTGCTCGCCGGCGTGGACCACGCGTGGCGGGCCGGGCCCGACGGCTGCCGCCTCAGCGCCGTGCTGATCGGCACGCCGCCACCCGCCTGACCGAACAGAACGGAACACGATGGATCGCGAAACCTACGAGAAGGGCCGGGAGATCCGCACCGCGGTGCTCGGCGAAGAGTACGTGCGGCGCGCCGCGGCCAACGCCGACGAGTTCTCCCAGCCGCTGCAGGATCTGGTGACCGAGTACTGCTGGGGCGCGGTGTGGGGGCGCGAAGGTCTGCCGCTCAAGACGCGCAGCATGCTGAATCTGGCGATGATCGCGACGCTGAACCGGCCGCACGAACTGGCCACCCACATCCGGGGTGCGCTGAGCAACGGTGTCACGCGCGACGAGATCCGGGAGATCTTCCTGCAGGTGGGTGTGTACGCGGGGATTCCCGCCGCCGTCGACAGCTTCCGGGTGGCCAGGGCTGCGTTCGCCGAACTCGAAGACGAGTGAGCGCGTCGAACGTCGGAGGGGACGTCGGATTCGTCGGCTTGGGGAACATCGGCTTCCCCGTCATGCGCCGGCTGGTTGCCGCCGGTCACCGGCTGGTGGTGTTCGACACCCGCGCGGAGGTGGTCGCGCAGGCGGTGGCCCTGGGCGCCGAGGCCGGCGCGTCGGTGCGCGATGTCGCCGACCGCGCCGAGACGGTGCTGGCCAGCCTGCCCACCCCGCAGGTGTCGAACGAGGTGGTCACCGAGGTGGCCGCGGGCACGGCGGTGTGCCGGTTCGTCGATCTGTCGACGGTGGGACAGCAAGCCGCACAACGTAATCAGGAGACGCTCGGCGCCAACGGCATCGCGGCGCTGGACAGCCCGGTCAGCGGCGGGGTGCACGGCGCCGAAGCCGGCACCCTGGCCGTGATGGTGTCCGGACCGCGCCGTGAATTCGAGTACCTGGAGCCGCTTTTCGCGGTGATCGGCCGGGCGATCTTCGTGTCCGAGCAGCCGGGCGCGGCGCAGACGATGAAGCTGATCAACAACCTGATGGCCGCGACCACGCTGGCCGCCACTACCGAGGTGGTGGTGATGGGGGTCAAGGCGGGCCTGGACCCCCAGGTGATGATCGACGTCCTCAACGCCGGCTCCGGCGGCACCCACGCCAGCCGCGACAAGTTCCCCCGGGCCGTGCTGCCGCGCACCTTCGACTACGGATTCGCCACCGGACTGATGACCAAGGATGTGCTGCTGTACCTGGCCGAGGCGCGGGCGGCGGGAACGCCGGTCTCGTTGGCGGAGTCGGTGGCCCGGGTGTGGGAGCAGACTCAGGCCGAGGAGGGGCCCGGGTCGGACTTCACATCGGTGGTCAAGCCGCTGGAACGCAGCGCCGGGGTGACGGTCGGCCAGACGTGACCCACGCGATATTGCTCGTGTCCTAATTATTAGGCCACTATGTAGTTATGTCCGCACCCGTCGCCCAGGAGCTCGACCCGCTGGCCTTGGAGCGGCAGGTCTGTTTCGCGCTGGCGGTCACCAACCGGGCGGTGCTCGCGGTGTACCGCCCGCTTCTCGAACCGCTGGGGCTGACGCATCCGCAGTACCTGGTGATGCTGTCGCTGTGGGATCACCAGAAGAAGTTGCCCGGGCAGTCCGCACCGCTGTCGGTCAAGCAGATCGCCGCCGTCTTGCAGATGGACTCGGCCACCCTGTCCCCGATGCTCAAACGCCTGGAGGCGCTCGGATTGATCACCCGGGCCCGCAACGCCACCGACGAGCGCTCCACCGACGTCCGGCTCACCGAGGCCGGCGCCGCCCTGCGCGAGCGCGCACTGGACATCCCGTCGACCGTGGTGGCACGGCTGGGCGTGGACCTGGCCGAACTGGAACACCTGCACGAAGTCTTGACCCGCATCAACTCGGCCGCGCTGGCGGCCGGCGCGCTGCAGTCTTGAACCCGCACCGCAAAGGAGGTCGCCGATGACCGTCGACGAGCCGCAAGGAACCGAGAAACCGACGACGTGGCAGTACCTCACGTACTGCTACGGACGCCGACTGCCCAAGTCGATGGACCGTTGGGTCGCCGAGGATCTGGCCGGCCAGGGCGCTGTCCGCAGGCACATGATCCGGTACGCCATCCCCCCGCTGTTCGTGCTCGCGCCGCTGTGGCTGCTGCCCGCATCGATCTACATGCGCATCGAGATGACGGTGCCGATCTACATCTGGGCACTGCTGATGGCGTTGGCGTTGAACAAGGTATGGCGCAGGCACCGGTTGGCCACGCACGGGCTGGACCCGAATCTGGTGGACGTGATCAAGCGCAAGAGGGACGCCCACATCCACGAGGACTACATCCGCAGATTCGGGCCGCGGCCCGACGATGCCCAGGCGCAATCCAACAGCAGCCCGTTCTAGCGGGTTTGCCGATGGCGGCCCCGGGTAAGCCTGCCGGGAGCGGAGGACCATAAAGCGGCTGGTTGCGCTCGGTCCTTCGTGAGGCGGTCGCTTGGGGTAACCACCGATGTTCAGACAGCAGCATCGGGCTGGGCGGTCGCCGCAAAAGGAACGCCGTCTCGGGCAAAAGCGATCAGCCGTGGGCCGTTACGCGCTTCCGGGCGCGATCACCGCCGCCGGAAAGAGGAACAGGGCCCACCGCAGTGAACCCTGACCGCCAAACTCTGTGGAGCTAAGGGGAATCGAACCCCTGACCTTCTCGATGCGAACGAGACGCGCTACCAACTGCGCTATAGCCCCTGGTGCCGGTACAGGTTATCAGCCACCGGTCACCGACTGAAATCGCGAGGTCGTTACTGCCCCGCAGCCCGCGGAAGGTCGTAGTGACGCGAGAACGGCACGTACTCCAGATGCTCGAACTCCGGGTCCTCGTCGTCGATCTCCAGCACGGCGGCACCGGGCCTGCGCAGGCGTGACGGAGTGAGGTCGAACTCCGGGTCGCTGGTGTTCTCGACCCCCAGCCGCGATCGGGCCATCCGCTGGGCGCGACGCCGGCGCAGCTGCTCCTCGATGCGGGTCTGACGCCGCAGGTAGGCCAAATAGAGCGCGGTGACGGTGCCGACCGCACCGCAGGCCCACCACATCGACGGCGACCAGGTGTACGCCGCGACGGCGCTGGTCAGCAGCAGCACCGCCATCACGGCGATGGTGCGGGCGCGGAACCGGTACTTGCGGGCCGAGACCGCGGCCGCGGTCGTCGACTCGCGGCGCCTGCGCCGTGCCGCGCTGATCGACTCGGCCATCCGCTGGTCGTCCTCGGTCGCCGCCTCGGGCTCGGCCTGGTCCTCGTCGTACTCGTACTCGTACTCGGCCACCGAGTAGACGCCCGTGTCCTCCGGATCGTGTTCCTCGTCCTCGGCCGACGGCGGGACCGGGTCTTCGCCCGCGGCCTGGTCGGTGCCGGGGTCGTCGTAGTCCGCAGTGACTTCCTCGACGTCGGCTTCTGCGGTCACCGGCGCTGCTTCGGCGGCCGGCAGCGCGCCCGAATCCTCGACGACGTCCACGTCGAGGTAGTCCGGCTCCGCGGCGTCCTCGACCTCGGCCGCGACCCGCACCATCGTGGTGGTGGGCGCGGCGTCCTCGAGGTCCGCGGACTCATCGGCGGGTCGCCAGTCGGGGTCGCTACGGTGCCCCGCGGCGGGTCCTCCGCGCCGGCGTAACCGGGCACCGGCGCCGCTGTTGAGCACGCGGGTGGACAGCGCGACGTCGCTGGTGCGGCGGACCGCGTCACGCTTGCTGATCAACATCGGAACAAGCACGAAGAGCCAAAGCACAACGAGCGAGATCCAGAGAAGAGATTGGGGGATGCTTGGCATGTCGCCTGCTCCTTTCCCCATCAGGCTAGGTCTGTGACCAGCGCATCCGTGGGCGGCGCGCCGAGCCAATTACACACCTGTAATTCACGGGATACAAGCACCAATAGTCACACGTGTCACATCAGTAACAATGGGACGTAATAATGGGACGGTAATAACGCCATTTGCGGCCCGTATTGCCCGGCGCGGCGACAGCGTGCGCCGCGGGCCTTCAGGCCCAGGACGCGCGGCCCGCGCGCACCAGTGCGGCGGCGACGGGGCCGCTCAGCTCCTCGACCGTCAACGCCACCAACAGATGGTCCCGCCATCCGCCGTCGACGTCGAGGTAGCGCTTCAGCAGGCCTTCCTCCCGGAAACCCGCCTTTGCCAGCACCGCACGGCTGGCCCCGTTCTCCGGGCGCACGGTGGCCTCGACGCGGTGCAGCATCACCGGCCCGAAGCAGTGGTCGAGCCCCAGCGCCAGGGCCGCGGTGGCCACCCCGCCGCCGACCGACGCGCTGGCCACCCAGTAACCGATCCACGCCGACCGCAACGCGCCGTGGGTGACGTTGCCGATCGTCAACTGCCCGGCGAACTGGCCGTCCAGTTCGATCACATACGGCAGCATGCGGCCCTTACGGGCCTCCGAGCGCAGGCTCGAGCACACCGAAGGCCACGACGAAACCGCGTGTCGCACTTCCCAATCCAACTCAGCCGTAGGCTCCCACGGTTCGAGATGCGCGCGGTCGGCCAGCCGGATCCTGCTCCACTGCGCGGCGTCGCGCAGCCGCACCGGACGCAGCCGGACCACCCCGGCGGGCACCCGCAGTGGACCGGCAGACAGCGGCCAGCCGGGATGTTGCGAGCGCGAACTCAACAGGTTCATCACCGCCGCGTTCTCGCGTTCACCCGCGTTGGGCCAGGAATGCGACGTCGACGATCTCCCCGGTGCGGATCTGCTCCGCCTCGCTGGGAACGACGACCAGACAGTTTGCCTCGGCAAGCGTCGCGAGCAGGTGTGAGGATGCGCCGGGTGCCCCGCCGAGCGCCTGCACGAGGTACTCGCCGGTGTCCTGATCGCGCATCAGCTGCCCTCGCAGGAAGCCCTTGCGGCCGGCCACCGACTCGATCGGCGACAGCGCGCGCGCCGGCACGATCCGCCGCGTCGCCTGCCGCTTGCCCAGCGAGAGCCGGATCAGCGGCCGCACCATCACCTCGAACACCACCAGCGCGCTGACCGGGTTGGCGGGCAGCAGGAACACCGGGACACCGTCGGCACCGAGCTGGCCGAACCCCTGCACGGACCCCGGGTGCATCGCGATCCGGGTGACCTCCATCTCGCCGAGCTCGGCCAGCACCGCGCGCACGCCTTCGGCGGCGGCCCCGCCGACGGCCCCGGCGATGACAACCGCCTCGGACCGGCCGAGCTGGCCTTCCACCACTTCGCGCAGCTTCTTGGGATCGGTGGGAACGATGCCGACCCGGTTCACCTCGGCGCCGGCGTCCCGCCCGGCCGCCGCCAGTGCGTAGGAGTTGACGTCGTAGACCTGCCCGTTGCCCGGCGTGCGGGAGATGTCGACGAGTTCACCGCCTACCGACAGCACCGACAACCGCGGCCGCGGATGCACCAGCACCCGTTCGCGCCCGACCGCGGCCAGCAGACCCACCTGGGCGGGGCCGATGATCGCGCCGGCACGGACCGCGACGTCACCGGGTTGCACGTCGTCGCCGGTGCGGCGCACATAGGCGCCCGAACGCACGCCGCGCAGCACCCGAACCCGCGAGTCGCCGCCGTCGGTCCACCGCAGCGGCAGCACCGCGTCGGCCAGCGTGGGCATCGGCGCCCCGGTCTGCACGCGCGCCGCCTGCCGGGGCTGCAGCCGGCTGGGTGTGCGGGCGCCGGCCTCGATCAGGCCCATCACCGGCAAACTGATCTCCCGCGGCCTGCCCTCGTCGCGGTCGGCGTCACCGTCCGCGTCGGGGTCGGCCGCGCCGCCGATGCCGAGGACATCCACACTGCGCACCGCGTAGCCGTCGATCGCGGCCTGGTCGAAACCGGGCAGCGGACGCTCGGTGACCACCTCTTCCGCGCACATCAGCCCCTGAGCTTCGGCGATCGCGACGCGCACCGGCCGCGGCGCCACCGCCGCAGCTGCTACCCGGGCTTGTTGCTCCTCCACCGAACGCACGGCACGCCTTTCTCACGTTGCACGGGCTGACATCGACCGATCGGCCCGCGGATGCGCTCGAGAGTGCAGCCGCTACGGCTCGGACGTCGCCGGAGCGAGACCCAGCCGCTCGACCAACCACCGGCGCAATTCAGGCCCGTAGTCGTCCCGCTCCAACGCAAAGTCAACCGCAGCCTTCAGGTAGCCCCCGGGATTTCCCAGGTCGTGTCGAGATCCGCGGTGGACGACGACGTGGACGGGATGGCCCTCCTCGATCAGCAGCGCGATCGCGTCGGTGAGTTGCAGCTCTCCCCCGGCACCACGCGGAATGCGCCGCAGCGCGTCGAAGATCGCCCGGTCCAGCACGTAGCGCCCGGCCGCGGCGAACAGCGACGGCGCCTCCTCGGCCTTCGGCTTCTCGACCATGCCCTTGACCTTGAGCACGTTCGGGTTCGCGGCGTCGGGGAGTTCCTCGACGTCGAACACGCCGTAGGCGCTGATGTCCTCGCGGTCCACCTCGATCGCGCAGAGCACGGTGCCGCCACGCTTGGCGCGCACCTTCGACATGATCTCCAGCACACCGGTGGGCAGCACCAGGTCGTCGGGCAGCAGCACGGCCACCGCGTCCTCGTCGGGCGACAGGCTGGCCTCGACGCAGCCGACGGCGTGGCCGAGACCGAGCGGCTCGGCCTGGACCACCGACTCCACCTTGATCAGCGCGGGCGCCCGCCGGACCTTCTCCAGCATCGTCTTCTTGCCGCGGGCCTCCAGCGTGCCCTCCAGCACCAGGTCCTCGACGAAATGCGCGACGACACCGTCCTTGCCCTCGGAGGTGATGATCACCAGCCGCTCGGCGCCGGCTTCGGCGGCCTCGGCGGCGACCAGTTCGATCCCGGGCGTGTCGACGACCGGCAGCAACTCCTTGGGCACCGTCTTGGTGGCGGGGAGAAAACGCGTTCCCAACCCCGCTGCGGGGACGATCGCAGTGCGCGGAATGGCAACTTCAGGCCGGTTCATCGTTCACACACTAACCTCTCTGAGTCGGTAGTTCCTTTCTTACCCCGTCGTCAAGAGGACTAGTCGGTGCCGGTCACCAAATCACATCTGCGGGCCGAAATCCTCAGCGCCCGGCGATCATTGAATCAGCAAACACGTAGCTGGGAGGCGGACCGACTGGTCCGCCATCTCGCCACGCTGGCGTCGCCGCGGTCGGTGATCTGCGCGTACATCCCGGTCGGCGCGGAACCCGGATCGGTCGCCATGGTCGACGATCTGGTGCAACGAGGCTGTACGGTGCTGCTTCCGGTCGCGCGCGAGGACGGGGACGGCACGCCCCAACCGCTGCAGTGGGGCCGGTACGTGCCCGGCACGCTCGTCGCGGCGCCGTTCGGTCTCCGCGAACCGCCCCCGCCGTGGCTACCTGCCGAGCGGGTGCGCGACGCGCAAACGGTGCTGGTGCCCGCCCTGGCGGTCGACCGCCAGGGCGCGCGCCTGGGTCGCGGCGCCGGTTATTACGACCGGACCCTGCCGCTGGCGGCGCCCGGGGCGGTGCTGGCGGCGGTGGTGCGCGACGACGAACTCGTCGACCACCTGCCGAGCGAGCCGCACGACGTCCGGATGACCCACGCGCTGACACCTCAGCAGGGGTTGCTGGCGCTGGGCCGGGGCGGTCCCGCGGAATGCCGCGGGCCAGGTGGCGGTTCTAGCACTTGAACTTGTAGAGTGCTAAGAAGTTTGACCATCTCGGAGGTTTGAGTGCCCACCTATTCTTATGCGTGCACCGATTGCCACAACAAGTTCGACGTGGTGCAGGCGTTCACCGACGATTCGCTGACCGAATGCCCGCAGTGCCACGGCCGGTTGCGCAAGGTCTTCGGCAAGGTCGGCGTGGTCTTCAAGGGCAGCGGCTTCTACCGCACCGACAGCCGGGAGTCCGGCAAGAGTTCCGGTGGCGGCAGCTCCTCGAACGGTGCTTCGTCCTCATCGGAGAAGTCCACGTCGGAGAAGTCCTCGTCGTCTGACAAGTCGTCGTCCGACAAGTCGTCCGCGTCGGGCAGCTCCTCGTCGAGCGGTTCTTCGGCGCCTGCGGCCGCCGCGTCCAGCTGACACGACTTATCCACAGCGGCGCAGATCGCTGCTGCCGCACGCCGTCGGCACCCGTTAGCGTCGGCTCATGGGACATCCGTTGGACCGGTCGGCGCTCGACCGGTTGGGGC contains:
- a CDS encoding FmdB family zinc ribbon protein, producing the protein MPTYSYACTDCHNKFDVVQAFTDDSLTECPQCHGRLRKVFGKVGVVFKGSGFYRTDSRESGKSSGGGSSSNGASSSSEKSTSEKSSSSDKSSSDKSSASGSSSSSGSSAPAAAASS